The following coding sequences lie in one Saccharopolyspora hordei genomic window:
- a CDS encoding histidine phosphatase family protein, which yields MSLDRLVLWRHGETDFNAAGRMQGHLDSALTETGRQQARRAAPLIARFEPDVTVSSDLSRARNTAQAFVEVSGAAVRLDKRLRETHLGEWQGLSGAEVEHRWPGGMDAWRSSPTWAPPGGESRLEVAERAAEVVEELDHQHDGTALLCAHGGLITALTAKLLGLPAELWPGLGGVSNCHWVVLKRRSPTHWRLMAYNSGPHAED from the coding sequence GTGAGCCTCGACCGGCTGGTGCTCTGGCGGCACGGCGAGACCGACTTCAACGCCGCCGGCCGGATGCAGGGGCACCTGGACAGCGCGCTCACCGAGACCGGGCGGCAGCAGGCCCGGCGGGCGGCGCCGCTGATCGCCCGCTTCGAGCCGGACGTCACGGTCAGCTCCGACCTGTCCCGGGCACGCAACACCGCACAGGCCTTCGTCGAGGTCAGCGGCGCGGCGGTCCGGTTGGACAAGCGCCTGCGCGAGACGCACCTCGGCGAGTGGCAGGGCCTCAGCGGAGCCGAGGTCGAGCACCGCTGGCCGGGCGGGATGGACGCCTGGCGATCGAGCCCGACCTGGGCGCCGCCGGGTGGGGAGTCCCGCCTCGAGGTGGCCGAGCGCGCCGCCGAGGTGGTCGAGGAGCTCGACCACCAGCACGACGGGACGGCGCTGCTCTGCGCGCACGGCGGGCTGATCACCGCGCTGACGGCCAAGCTCCTCGGCCTCCCGGCGGAGCTGTGGCCCGGCCTGGGCGGCGTCAGCAACTGCCACTGGGTGGTGCTCAAGCGCCGCAGCCCCACCCACTGGCGGCTCATGGCCTACAACTCCGGCCCGCACGCCGAGGACTGA
- the rsfS gene encoding ribosome silencing factor: MAATENARRLAQVAAQAAADKKATDVVLLDVSEHLVITDCFMIASAPNERQVEAIVDEVEEKLREAGTKPVRREGTRQGRWVLLDFVDLVVHVQHDEERSFYQLEKLWKDCPRIEFEDRNAPADDDSDAEA; encoded by the coding sequence GTGGCAGCCACTGAGAACGCTCGCCGACTGGCCCAGGTCGCGGCGCAGGCCGCGGCGGACAAGAAGGCCACCGACGTGGTCCTGCTCGATGTCTCGGAGCACCTGGTCATCACCGACTGCTTCATGATCGCCTCGGCGCCGAACGAGCGGCAGGTCGAGGCGATCGTCGACGAGGTCGAGGAGAAGCTGCGCGAGGCCGGCACCAAGCCGGTGCGTCGCGAGGGGACGCGCCAGGGCCGCTGGGTGCTGCTGGACTTCGTCGACCTGGTGGTGCACGTCCAGCACGACGAGGAGCGCTCCTTCTACCAGCTGGAGAAGCTGTGGAAGGACTGCCCGCGCATCGAGTTCGAGGACCGCAACGCGCCCGCGGACGACGACTCGGACGCCGAGGCGTGA
- a CDS encoding YdcF family protein: protein MGGVPAELRADVERLWRYHCLGHPLRACDVVIGLGGHDLGVADHVADLHRAGYAPLAVFTGANAPTTVELFPRGEAVHFRERALERGMPDSAILLEPRATNTAENIEFTRALLDEAGVRVRSALLVSRPYQQRRAFATATKVWPEVEFVCSAQRVPLDDYVRAIGDVDRVITMLVGDTQRITAYAERGFAVPQDVPPEVDAAYRRLVDAGYTARLLAG, encoded by the coding sequence GTGGGTGGTGTTCCCGCGGAGCTCCGTGCGGACGTGGAGCGGTTGTGGCGCTACCACTGCCTCGGGCACCCGCTCCGCGCCTGCGACGTGGTCATCGGGCTGGGCGGGCACGACCTCGGCGTGGCCGACCACGTCGCGGACCTGCACCGGGCCGGGTACGCCCCGCTGGCGGTGTTCACCGGCGCGAACGCTCCGACCACCGTCGAGCTGTTCCCGCGCGGTGAAGCCGTGCACTTCCGGGAGCGCGCGCTCGAACGCGGGATGCCGGACTCGGCGATCCTCCTCGAGCCGCGCGCGACCAACACCGCGGAGAACATCGAGTTCACCCGGGCCCTGCTCGACGAGGCCGGGGTCCGGGTCCGCTCCGCGCTGCTGGTGTCCCGCCCGTACCAGCAGCGCCGGGCCTTCGCCACGGCCACGAAGGTCTGGCCGGAGGTCGAGTTCGTGTGCAGCGCGCAGCGGGTGCCGCTCGACGACTACGTCCGGGCGATCGGGGACGTCGACCGGGTCATCACCATGCTCGTCGGCGACACCCAGCGGATCACCGCCTACGCCGAGCGCGGCTTCGCCGTCCCGCAGGACGTCCCACCGGAGGTCGACGCGGCCTACCGCCGCCTCGTCGACGCCGGCTACACGGCCAGGCTGCTCGCTGGGTAG
- the nadD gene encoding nicotinate-nucleotide adenylyltransferase: protein MSRRRIGVMGGTFDPIHHGHLVAASEVQAQFGLEQVVFVPTGQPWQKSHEEVSPAEDRYLMTVIATASNPRFLVSRVDIDRAGPTYTADTLTDLRAEYPDADLYFITGADALEQILSWHRVDELFDLAHFIGVTRPGYSLNGAHLPAGAVSLVEIPAMAISSTGCRDRVRAGLPVWYLVPDGIVQYISKRGLYREVTPEWGP, encoded by the coding sequence ATGTCTCGTCGCCGGATCGGGGTCATGGGTGGCACCTTCGATCCCATTCACCACGGCCACCTGGTGGCCGCCAGCGAGGTGCAAGCCCAGTTCGGCCTGGAACAGGTCGTCTTCGTGCCCACCGGGCAGCCGTGGCAGAAGAGCCACGAGGAGGTCAGCCCGGCGGAAGACCGCTACCTGATGACGGTGATCGCCACCGCGTCCAACCCGCGCTTCCTGGTCAGCCGTGTCGACATCGACCGAGCGGGACCGACCTACACGGCGGACACCCTGACCGACCTGCGCGCCGAGTACCCGGACGCGGACCTGTACTTCATCACCGGCGCCGACGCGCTGGAGCAGATCCTGTCCTGGCACCGGGTCGACGAGCTGTTCGACCTGGCGCACTTCATCGGCGTGACCCGGCCGGGTTACTCGCTCAACGGAGCCCACCTGCCGGCGGGCGCGGTGTCCCTGGTGGAGATCCCGGCGATGGCGATCTCCTCGACCGGCTGCCGCGACCGCGTCCGAGCGGGACTGCCGGTCTGGTACCTCGTCCCGGACGGGATCGTCCAGTACATCTCCAAGCGCGGCCTCTACCGCGAAGTCACCCCCGAGTGGGGCCCGTAG
- a CDS encoding ferredoxin, whose amino-acid sequence MSWSIEIDANTCIGSGMCAGVAPDHFELVDGYASAKEDRVEPADAVVDAAESCPVEAILVKDVETDRVIAPEE is encoded by the coding sequence ATGAGCTGGTCGATCGAGATCGATGCGAACACCTGCATCGGCAGCGGCATGTGCGCCGGGGTGGCGCCGGACCACTTCGAGCTCGTGGACGGCTACGCCAGCGCGAAGGAGGACCGCGTGGAGCCCGCCGACGCGGTCGTCGACGCGGCCGAGTCCTGCCCGGTCGAGGCCATCCTGGTCAAGGACGTCGAGACGGACCGCGTGATCGCCCCCGAGGAGTGA
- a CDS encoding cytochrome P450, whose protein sequence is MTTTEPRSYPFSEAEKLDLDPLYAQLREQEPLSRVQLPYGDTAWLATRYEDAKTVLGDPRFSRAEVLRRDEPRMRPNTANGGLLTMDPPDHTRLRKLVAKAFTARRVERLRPRTEEIANSLVDGMLERGAPADLVEEFALPLPITVICELLGVPYADRADFRVWSDAFLSTTKLSPEQVTDYTEKMLDYMARLIAERRVAPADDLLSALIAARDEEDKLTEEEMVRLASGILVAGHETTATQIPNFVYVLLTHPGQLAQLRADLDLVPQAVEELMRFVPLGSGAGFPRYATEDVEVGGVLVRAGEPVLVSLAAANRDGSVFTDPEVLDLTRQEASHVGFGHGPHHCLGAQLARMELQIALTTLLTRLPGLDFATSAEDVEWKRGMLVRGPQKMLVSWQGDV, encoded by the coding sequence ATGACCACCACGGAGCCGCGGTCCTACCCGTTCAGCGAGGCCGAGAAGCTCGACCTCGACCCGCTCTACGCCCAGCTGCGCGAGCAGGAACCGCTCAGCCGGGTCCAGCTGCCCTACGGCGACACCGCCTGGCTGGCGACCCGCTACGAGGACGCCAAGACGGTGCTGGGCGACCCGCGGTTCAGCCGGGCCGAGGTGCTGCGCCGCGACGAGCCGAGGATGCGGCCGAACACCGCCAACGGCGGCCTGCTGACCATGGACCCGCCCGACCACACGCGCCTGCGCAAGCTCGTCGCGAAGGCCTTCACCGCGCGTCGCGTGGAGCGGCTGCGGCCCCGCACCGAGGAGATCGCCAACAGCCTGGTCGACGGCATGCTCGAACGCGGCGCCCCGGCCGACCTGGTCGAGGAGTTCGCGCTGCCGCTGCCCATCACGGTCATCTGCGAGCTGCTCGGTGTGCCCTACGCCGACCGCGCGGACTTCCGCGTGTGGTCGGACGCCTTCCTGTCCACCACCAAGCTCAGCCCCGAGCAGGTCACCGACTACACGGAGAAGATGCTCGACTACATGGCGCGGCTCATCGCCGAGCGGCGCGTGGCACCGGCCGACGACCTGCTCAGCGCGCTGATCGCGGCCCGTGACGAGGAGGACAAGCTCACCGAGGAGGAGATGGTGCGGCTGGCCTCCGGGATCCTGGTGGCCGGTCACGAGACCACCGCCACGCAGATCCCGAACTTCGTCTACGTCCTGCTCACGCACCCCGGTCAGCTCGCCCAGCTCCGCGCGGACCTCGACCTGGTCCCGCAGGCGGTCGAGGAGCTGATGCGCTTCGTGCCGCTCGGCAGCGGCGCCGGGTTCCCCCGCTACGCCACCGAGGACGTCGAGGTGGGCGGGGTGCTGGTGCGCGCGGGTGAGCCGGTCCTGGTCAGCCTCGCCGCCGCCAACCGCGACGGGTCGGTGTTCACCGACCCGGAGGTGCTGGACCTGACCCGCCAGGAGGCCTCGCACGTCGGCTTCGGCCACGGGCCGCACCACTGCCTCGGTGCCCAGCTGGCGCGGATGGAGCTGCAGATCGCGCTCACCACGCTGCTCACGCGCCTGCCGGGCCTGGACTTCGCGACCTCGGCCGAGGACGTGGAGTGGAAGCGGGGGATGCTCGTCCGGGGGCCCCAGAAGATGCTGGTCTCGTGGCAAGGTGACGTGTGA
- a CDS encoding glutamate-5-semialdehyde dehydrogenase — translation MTTTESTTTEKASGEQLREQVRDAARRAKRASAGLAQATRSTKDALLHAMADALVKRAPEILAANERDVARGRESGMAEGLIDRLSLSTERIEAMADGLRTVAGLPDPVGEVVRGNVLPNGLQLQQVRVPLGVVGIVYEGRPNVTVDAAGLALKAGNAVLLRGSSSAESSNTALVEVLADVVAEHGLPADSVQLLPCHDRASVQHLITARGLVDVVIPRGGAGLISAVVENATVPAIETGVGNCHVYVDASADVDTALRILLNSKARRTSVCNAAETVLVHEAIAEEFLPRAIAELAGAGVTVHGDERVVAVGGSNVVPATDEDWDTEYLSADIAAAVVDSLPAAVEHIREHGSGHTEAIVTTDVRAARQFTAQVDAAAVMVNASTAFTDGGEFGMGAEIGISTQKLHARGPMGLPELTSTKWLAFGDGHVRPGSAPAGPTSCPAS, via the coding sequence GTGACCACCACGGAGTCGACGACCACAGAGAAGGCATCCGGCGAGCAGCTGCGGGAGCAGGTGCGCGACGCGGCGCGGCGGGCCAAGCGGGCGTCCGCCGGCCTGGCGCAGGCCACCCGCAGCACCAAGGACGCGCTGCTGCACGCGATGGCGGACGCGCTGGTCAAGCGGGCCCCGGAGATCCTCGCCGCGAACGAGCGCGACGTCGCCCGCGGCCGCGAGTCCGGCATGGCCGAGGGCTTGATCGACCGGCTGAGCCTGAGCACCGAGCGCATCGAGGCGATGGCCGACGGCCTGCGCACCGTGGCCGGGCTGCCGGACCCGGTGGGTGAGGTGGTGCGCGGCAACGTGCTGCCCAACGGCCTGCAGCTGCAGCAGGTGCGGGTGCCGCTGGGTGTCGTCGGCATCGTCTACGAAGGCCGGCCGAACGTCACGGTGGACGCGGCCGGGCTCGCCCTCAAGGCCGGCAACGCCGTGCTGCTGCGCGGGTCCTCGTCGGCGGAGAGCTCCAACACCGCGCTGGTCGAGGTCCTGGCCGACGTGGTCGCCGAGCACGGGCTGCCCGCGGACTCCGTGCAGCTGCTGCCGTGCCACGACCGGGCGTCGGTGCAGCACCTGATCACCGCGCGCGGCCTGGTGGACGTGGTGATCCCGCGCGGGGGCGCCGGGCTGATCTCCGCGGTGGTGGAGAACGCGACGGTGCCCGCGATCGAGACCGGGGTGGGCAACTGCCACGTCTACGTCGACGCCAGCGCGGACGTCGACACCGCGCTGCGCATCCTGCTGAACTCCAAGGCGCGGCGCACCAGCGTGTGCAACGCCGCGGAGACCGTGCTGGTGCACGAGGCCATCGCGGAGGAGTTCCTGCCCCGCGCGATCGCCGAGCTGGCCGGCGCCGGGGTGACCGTGCACGGCGACGAGCGGGTCGTGGCCGTGGGCGGCTCGAACGTGGTGCCCGCGACCGACGAGGACTGGGACACCGAGTACCTGTCGGCGGACATCGCCGCGGCCGTGGTCGACTCGCTGCCCGCCGCCGTCGAGCACATCCGCGAGCACGGGTCCGGGCACACCGAGGCCATCGTGACCACCGACGTCCGGGCGGCGCGCCAGTTCACCGCGCAGGTCGACGCCGCGGCGGTGATGGTCAACGCCTCCACCGCGTTCACCGACGGCGGCGAGTTCGGGATGGGCGCGGAGATCGGCATCTCCACGCAGAAGCTGCACGCCCGGGGCCCGATGGGGCTGCCGGAGCTGACCTCGACGAAGTGGCTGGCCTTCGGCGACGGCCACGTGCGGCCGGGCAGTGCCCCGGCGGGCCCGACCTCCTGCCCGGCGAGCTGA
- a CDS encoding RecQ family ATP-dependent DNA helicase: MDEQALREFADERLRALAGPGATLREDQWSAIRALVLERRRALVVQRTGWGKSAVYFIATALLRELGEGPTVIVSPLLALMRNQVEAAAGAGVHAATINSANPEEWADIEERVAAGEVDVLLVSPERLNNPDFRETVLPALTQDAGLLVVDEAHCISDWGHDFRPDYRRLRTLLTELPEGVPVLATTATANDRVVQDVADQLGVGGEHTGPQEALVLRGSLDRESLRLGVVQLPSAQARLGWLARHLAELPGSGIVYTLTVAAAEEVAAHLRDQGYEVAAYSGRTDPAERQQAEADLLHNRVKALVATSALGMGFDKPDLGFVVHLGAPSSPIAYYQQIGRAGRGVQRAEVLLLPGAEDRDIWSYFASLAFPPEATVRAVLDALAQHGKLSTAALEPHVELGRSRLEMVLKVLDVDGAVRRVKGGWEATGEPWHYDAERYQRIAAERRAEQQAMLDYLSTSSCRMEFLRRQLDDPYAEPCGRCDNCTGSRWSSDVDEQAVQQAEQRLRRPGVEVSPRKMWPSGMDALGVPVSGKLPADEQASTGRAIGRLTDIGWGNRLRELLGSGAPDQELPEDLFQAAIQVLAAWDWAQRPVGVVALGSRTRPRLVRSLAARIAHIGRLPLLGEVLTDPGTTPRRATNSAQRVAALWSQFRVPEELAAKLSAVDGPVLLVDDCADTGWTITVVSRLLRKAGAPEVLPFALASTS; the protein is encoded by the coding sequence GTGGACGAACAGGCGCTTCGCGAATTCGCCGACGAACGGCTCCGCGCCCTGGCCGGGCCCGGTGCGACGCTGCGCGAGGACCAGTGGAGCGCGATCCGCGCCCTGGTGCTGGAGCGCCGCCGCGCCCTGGTCGTGCAGCGGACCGGTTGGGGCAAGTCGGCCGTCTACTTCATCGCCACCGCGCTGCTGCGCGAGCTCGGCGAGGGCCCGACGGTCATCGTCTCCCCGCTGCTGGCGCTGATGCGCAACCAGGTCGAGGCCGCCGCCGGGGCCGGGGTGCACGCCGCCACGATCAACTCGGCCAACCCGGAGGAGTGGGCCGACATCGAGGAGCGGGTCGCCGCGGGCGAGGTGGACGTGCTGCTGGTCAGCCCCGAGCGGCTGAACAACCCCGACTTCCGGGAGACCGTCCTGCCCGCGCTCACCCAGGACGCCGGGCTGCTCGTGGTCGACGAAGCGCACTGCATCTCCGACTGGGGTCACGACTTCCGCCCGGACTACCGGCGGCTGCGCACCCTGCTGACCGAGCTGCCCGAGGGCGTGCCGGTGCTGGCCACCACGGCCACCGCCAACGACCGGGTCGTGCAGGACGTCGCCGACCAGCTCGGCGTCGGCGGGGAGCACACCGGCCCGCAGGAGGCGCTGGTGCTGCGGGGCAGCCTGGACCGCGAGAGCCTGCGGCTCGGCGTGGTGCAGCTGCCGAGCGCGCAGGCCCGGCTGGGCTGGCTGGCCCGCCACCTCGCGGAGCTGCCGGGCTCCGGCATCGTCTACACGCTGACCGTGGCCGCCGCCGAGGAGGTCGCCGCGCACCTGCGCGACCAGGGCTACGAGGTCGCCGCGTACTCGGGCCGCACCGACCCGGCCGAGCGGCAGCAGGCGGAGGCGGACCTGCTGCACAACCGGGTCAAGGCGCTGGTGGCGACCTCCGCGCTGGGCATGGGCTTCGACAAGCCCGACCTCGGCTTCGTCGTCCACCTCGGGGCGCCCTCCTCCCCCATCGCCTACTACCAGCAGATCGGCCGCGCCGGGCGCGGTGTGCAGCGCGCCGAGGTGCTGCTGCTGCCCGGTGCGGAGGACCGGGACATCTGGAGCTACTTCGCCTCGCTGGCGTTCCCGCCCGAGGCCACCGTGCGCGCGGTGCTGGACGCGCTGGCGCAGCACGGGAAGCTGTCGACGGCCGCGCTGGAACCGCACGTCGAGCTCGGGCGCAGCCGGCTGGAGATGGTGCTCAAGGTGCTCGACGTCGACGGCGCGGTGCGCCGGGTCAAGGGCGGCTGGGAGGCGACCGGCGAGCCCTGGCACTACGACGCGGAGCGCTACCAGCGCATCGCGGCCGAGCGCAGGGCCGAGCAGCAGGCGATGTTGGACTACCTCAGCACGTCCTCGTGCCGCATGGAGTTCCTGCGCCGCCAGCTCGACGACCCGTACGCCGAGCCGTGCGGGCGCTGCGACAACTGCACCGGCTCCCGCTGGTCCAGCGACGTCGACGAGCAGGCGGTGCAGCAGGCGGAGCAGCGGCTGCGCCGCCCCGGTGTCGAGGTCTCGCCGCGCAAGATGTGGCCGAGCGGCATGGACGCGCTGGGCGTCCCGGTGTCCGGCAAGCTGCCCGCCGACGAGCAGGCGAGCACCGGTCGGGCGATCGGGCGGCTCACCGACATCGGGTGGGGCAACCGGCTCCGCGAGCTGCTCGGCAGCGGTGCCCCCGACCAGGAGCTGCCGGAGGACCTGTTCCAGGCCGCGATCCAGGTGCTGGCCGCGTGGGACTGGGCGCAGCGTCCGGTCGGCGTGGTCGCGCTCGGGTCGCGCACGCGTCCGCGGCTGGTGCGGAGCCTGGCCGCGCGGATCGCCCACATCGGGCGGCTGCCGCTGCTCGGCGAGGTGCTGACCGACCCGGGCACCACGCCGCGCCGCGCCACCAACAGCGCGCAGCGCGTCGCCGCGCTGTGGTCGCAGTTCCGGGTCCCGGAGGAGCTCGCCGCGAAGCTGTCCGCAGTGGACGGTCCGGTGCTGCTCGTGGACGACTGCGCCGACACCGGGTGGACGATCACGGTGGTCAGCCGCCTGCTCCGGAAGGCGGGCGCGCCCGAGGTGCTGCCCTTCGCGCTCGCCAGCACGAGCTAG
- a CDS encoding DUF397 domain-containing protein — protein MTAQPVGWRKSSRSAQETDCVEVGRCGDGAAVRDSKHREGGYLTVSGAQWRSFVAGVRAGRFDG, from the coding sequence ATGACGGCACAGCCGGTGGGGTGGCGGAAGTCGAGCCGGTCGGCGCAGGAGACCGACTGCGTCGAGGTCGGTCGTTGCGGCGACGGTGCGGCGGTCCGCGACTCCAAGCACCGGGAGGGCGGGTACCTCACCGTCTCCGGGGCGCAGTGGCGGTCCTTCGTCGCCGGGGTCCGCGCCGGCCGGTTCGACGGCTGA
- a CDS encoding helix-turn-helix domain-containing protein, with amino-acid sequence MTRTTGGTPKARALGAELREARQAVGRSLRALAQELDTNHVKLMRYETGRSVPSPDVVAAFVTALGLPAAERDRLVEMARDADAPNWLTADRAGVRQELTALIEFERTATRITNVATGLVPGLLQTSDYARAVMRGKPVGEAEKLVLMRLGRREVLASRDAPHLTAIISENALREPIGGYAVMAEQLHKVAELAEWPNIDVRVVPAGCTRWHPGHVGPFVVFEFPKAQPIVHLEHYRSAAFLHNPGVAREYLDAITTLLSFAMDDAESIAFITKCADEMEALA; translated from the coding sequence ATGACCCGGACCACTGGCGGTACGCCGAAGGCCCGCGCGCTCGGCGCGGAGCTGCGCGAAGCCCGGCAAGCGGTCGGGCGGAGCCTGCGTGCGCTGGCACAGGAGCTCGACACCAACCACGTCAAGCTGATGCGGTACGAGACCGGGCGGTCCGTCCCGTCCCCGGACGTGGTGGCCGCCTTCGTGACCGCGTTGGGCCTCCCCGCTGCTGAACGTGACCGCCTCGTGGAGATGGCGCGGGACGCCGACGCGCCGAACTGGCTCACCGCGGACCGGGCCGGGGTGCGGCAGGAGCTGACCGCGCTCATCGAGTTCGAGCGCACCGCCACCCGCATCACCAACGTCGCCACCGGGTTGGTGCCGGGCCTGCTGCAGACCTCCGACTACGCGCGGGCGGTGATGCGCGGCAAACCCGTGGGCGAGGCGGAGAAGCTGGTGCTGATGCGGCTCGGCCGCCGGGAGGTGCTGGCCTCCCGTGACGCGCCGCACCTGACCGCGATCATCAGCGAGAACGCCCTCCGCGAGCCGATCGGCGGGTACGCCGTGATGGCCGAGCAGCTGCACAAGGTGGCGGAACTGGCGGAGTGGCCGAACATCGACGTGCGGGTGGTGCCCGCCGGCTGCACCCGCTGGCACCCCGGGCACGTCGGCCCGTTCGTGGTGTTCGAGTTCCCCAAAGCTCAGCCGATCGTGCACCTGGAGCACTACCGTTCGGCTGCTTTCCTCCACAACCCCGGAGTCGCGCGGGAATACCTGGACGCGATCACTACCCTGCTCTCGTTCGCGATGGACGACGCCGAGTCGATCGCGTTCATCACGAAGTGCGCGGACGAGATGGAGGCTCTCGCGTGA
- a CDS encoding zinc finger protein, producing MPHPFRWQPGEGQRHATTDPRPKGGFPDDTRIATLCGAQITVDNSDVAWLWTTCPECNRGAHELAGTPIVPG from the coding sequence ATGCCACACCCGTTCCGCTGGCAACCGGGCGAAGGTCAGCGGCACGCCACGACAGACCCGCGACCGAAGGGTGGTTTCCCCGACGACACCCGGATCGCGACGTTGTGCGGTGCGCAGATCACTGTGGACAACTCCGACGTGGCGTGGCTGTGGACGACCTGCCCGGAGTGCAACCGCGGCGCGCACGAACTGGCCGGCACCCCGATCGTCCCCGGCTGA
- a CDS encoding MFS transporter, whose translation MSQGTATTGESRLPLRTLVAASIGNAIEWYDWTVYTAFSVYFASAFFPGELALINTLATFALAFFFRPLGGWLLGRFADLRGRKTAMLLTISLMAGGSLVIGVLPTYGTIGWAAAVLLVLARVSQGLSLGGEVSNASAYLAEIAPAAKRGRYSAFFYISTGTALLVASLLGYLLTAVLDEQQLTEFGWRIPFLIGGVLGLLGIWLRRTLEETEQFEENQSKAKALKNPLWTTLTRHPKAVGQLVGFSMLSTLCYYTFFSALTPFAVNNRNADATDVFLALSIATALFVALQYPVGALSDRFGRKPQLLVWSAATAVLIVPMSSLVRPGLGNLLVVFCVGIALYTAMTSIAPAIMSELFPTELRGLGIGAWYNLTVAVFGGTAPLVIQTLARYELSTVFFWYIAIASAIAFFVIRTLPETRGTELR comes from the coding sequence ATGTCCCAAGGCACGGCGACGACCGGGGAATCCCGGCTGCCCCTGCGCACCCTGGTCGCAGCGAGCATCGGCAACGCCATCGAGTGGTACGACTGGACCGTCTACACGGCCTTCAGCGTCTACTTCGCGAGCGCGTTCTTCCCCGGCGAGCTCGCGCTGATCAACACCCTGGCCACGTTCGCGCTCGCGTTCTTCTTCCGCCCGCTCGGCGGCTGGCTGCTCGGCCGGTTCGCCGACCTGCGCGGACGCAAGACCGCGATGCTGCTGACCATCTCGCTGATGGCCGGCGGGTCACTGGTGATCGGCGTGCTGCCGACCTACGGGACGATCGGCTGGGCGGCGGCGGTGCTGCTGGTGCTGGCCCGCGTCAGCCAGGGCCTCTCGCTGGGCGGCGAGGTGTCCAACGCCTCCGCCTACCTCGCCGAGATCGCGCCCGCCGCCAAGCGCGGCCGGTACTCGGCGTTCTTCTACATCTCCACCGGGACCGCGCTGCTCGTCGCGTCGCTGCTGGGCTACCTGCTGACCGCGGTGCTCGACGAGCAGCAGCTCACCGAGTTCGGCTGGCGCATCCCGTTCCTCATCGGCGGCGTGCTCGGCCTGCTGGGCATCTGGCTGCGCCGGACCCTGGAGGAGACCGAGCAGTTCGAGGAGAACCAGTCCAAGGCCAAGGCCCTGAAGAACCCGCTGTGGACCACGCTGACGCGGCACCCGAAGGCGGTCGGGCAGCTGGTGGGCTTCAGCATGCTCTCCACGCTGTGCTACTACACGTTCTTCAGCGCGCTGACGCCGTTCGCGGTGAACAACCGGAACGCCGACGCCACCGACGTCTTCCTGGCGCTGTCCATCGCCACCGCGCTGTTCGTCGCCCTGCAGTACCCGGTCGGTGCGCTGTCGGACCGCTTCGGCCGCAAGCCGCAGCTGCTGGTGTGGTCGGCGGCCACGGCGGTGCTCATCGTGCCGATGTCCAGCCTGGTGCGTCCCGGCCTGGGCAACCTGTTGGTGGTCTTCTGCGTCGGGATCGCGCTCTACACCGCGATGACCTCGATCGCCCCGGCGATCATGTCCGAGCTGTTCCCCACCGAGCTGCGCGGCCTGGGCATCGGCGCCTGGTACAACCTCACCGTCGCGGTCTTCGGCGGCACGGCGCCGCTGGTCATCCAGACCCTGGCCCGCTACGAGCTGTCGACGGTGTTCTTCTGGTACATCGCCATCGCTTCCGCGATCGCGTTCTTCGTGATCCGCACCCTCCCGGAGACCCGGGGCACCGAGCTCCGCTGA